A single genomic interval of Streptomyces sp. NBC_00663 harbors:
- a CDS encoding acyl-CoA dehydrogenase family protein — translation MDLAFTPEEVAFREEARAWLLAHVPAAPLPSLETAEGFAAHRAWEAELATERWSAVDWPTEYGGRDAGLVRWLLFEEEYYAAGAPGRVNQNGISLLAPTLFDHGTQEQRTRVLPPMARGEVVWAQAWSEPEAGSDLASLRSKAVRTDGGWLLSGQKTWSSRAAFADRAFGLFRSDPDAPKPHQGLTYLMFDLRAPGVTVRPIARLDGKPAFAELFLDEVFVPDADVIGEPGQGWRIAMAATGNERGLTLRSPGRYLAAANRLHALWREQGSPGGTKARVADALIGARAYQLFTWTAASRFLDGESLGPESSLNKVFWSEYDIALTETALDLLGAEGESADTDWSERYVFALAGPLYAGTNEIQRDIIAERLLGLPKGRR, via the coding sequence ATGGATCTCGCCTTCACACCGGAGGAGGTGGCGTTCCGGGAGGAGGCCAGGGCATGGCTCCTGGCGCACGTCCCGGCGGCTCCCCTCCCCTCCCTGGAGACGGCGGAGGGCTTCGCGGCCCATCGCGCCTGGGAGGCCGAACTGGCCACGGAGCGCTGGTCGGCGGTCGACTGGCCGACGGAGTACGGCGGCCGGGACGCGGGGCTGGTCCGCTGGCTGCTCTTCGAGGAGGAGTACTACGCCGCCGGCGCCCCCGGGCGCGTCAACCAGAACGGCATCAGCCTCCTCGCACCGACCCTCTTCGACCATGGCACGCAGGAGCAACGGACGCGGGTGCTGCCGCCGATGGCCCGGGGCGAGGTGGTCTGGGCGCAGGCGTGGTCCGAGCCGGAGGCGGGTTCGGATCTGGCGTCGCTGCGCTCCAAGGCGGTGCGTACGGACGGGGGCTGGCTGCTGAGCGGCCAGAAGACCTGGTCGTCCCGGGCCGCGTTCGCCGACCGTGCCTTCGGCCTGTTCCGCAGCGACCCGGACGCCCCGAAGCCCCATCAGGGCCTGACGTACCTCATGTTCGACCTGCGCGCACCAGGCGTCACGGTCCGTCCGATCGCCCGCCTCGACGGCAAGCCGGCCTTCGCCGAGCTGTTCCTGGACGAGGTGTTCGTGCCGGACGCGGACGTGATCGGGGAGCCGGGTCAGGGCTGGCGGATCGCGATGGCGGCGACGGGCAACGAACGCGGGCTCACGCTCCGCTCCCCCGGCCGCTATCTGGCGGCGGCGAACCGTCTGCACGCCCTGTGGCGCGAGCAGGGCAGCCCGGGCGGGACCAAGGCCCGGGTCGCCGACGCCCTGATCGGCGCCCGCGCCTATCAGCTCTTCACCTGGACCGCCGCCTCCCGCTTCCTCGACGGCGAGTCCCTCGGCCCGGAGTCCAGCCTGAACAAGGTCTTCTGGTCCGAGTACGACATCGCGCTCACCGAAACGGCCCTCGATCTGCTGGGCGCGGAGGGCGAGTCGGCGGACACCGACTGGTCCGAGCGGTACGTCTTCGCCCTCGCCGGCCCCCTCTACGCGGGCACGAACGAGATCCAGCGCGACATCATCGCCGAACGCCTGCTGGGCCTGCCGAAGGGGCGACGCTGA
- a CDS encoding CoA-transferase subunit beta, protein MTATRAEYCVIACAEAWRDAGEILASPMGLIPSLGARLARLTFAPDLLLTDGEAMLVRPDGTVEGWLPYRQHLALVTGGRRHVMMGASQIDRYGNQNISCIGAWERPKRQLLGVRGAPVNTLNNPTSYWVPRHSRRVFVEKVDMVCGVGYDHAAGARFHRIPRVVTDLGVLDFATPDHSMRLASLHPGVDVAEVREATGFALTVGDEVPYTREPTAEELRLIREVLDPAGHRTWEVAA, encoded by the coding sequence ATGACCGCGACCCGCGCCGAGTACTGCGTGATCGCCTGCGCCGAGGCCTGGCGCGACGCGGGCGAGATCCTCGCGAGCCCCATGGGCCTGATCCCCTCCCTGGGCGCCCGGCTGGCCCGCCTCACCTTCGCACCCGACCTGCTGCTGACCGACGGCGAGGCGATGCTGGTCCGCCCGGACGGCACCGTCGAGGGCTGGCTGCCGTACCGGCAGCATCTGGCCCTGGTCACCGGCGGGCGGCGGCACGTGATGATGGGCGCGAGCCAGATCGACCGGTACGGGAACCAGAACATCTCCTGCATCGGCGCCTGGGAGCGCCCGAAGCGGCAGCTCCTCGGGGTGCGCGGCGCGCCGGTCAACACCCTGAACAATCCCACCAGTTACTGGGTGCCCCGGCACTCCCGGCGGGTCTTCGTGGAGAAGGTCGACATGGTGTGCGGGGTGGGGTACGACCACGCCGCCGGGGCACGCTTCCACCGCATCCCCCGCGTCGTCACCGACCTCGGCGTCCTCGACTTCGCGACGCCGGACCATTCGATGCGGCTGGCGTCGCTGCATCCCGGGGTGGATGTCGCCGAGGTCCGGGAGGCGACCGGTTTCGCGCTGACGGTCGGGGACGAGGTGCCGTACACCCGCGAACCGACCGCCGAGGAACTGCGGCTGATCCGTGAGGTGCTCGACCCGGCCGGCCACCGTACCTGGGAGGTCGCCGCCTGA
- a CDS encoding TetR/AcrR family transcriptional regulator yields MPTKKKPQVTAAPARRRELLDTAAEVFAEQGYNATTVRKIADHAGMLAGSLYYHFDSKESMLEEILRTFLDELWAGYDTVLEAELDPRETLEALVTESFREIDRHRAAVAIYQKESKQLVTQERFGFLAESQRRFEKAWLSTLERGVAARVFRADLDMRLAYRFVRDTVWVAASWYRPGGQHSPEEIARQYLSMVLDGIAVRE; encoded by the coding sequence GTGCCGACCAAGAAGAAGCCCCAGGTGACCGCCGCGCCCGCCCGGCGCCGCGAACTCCTCGACACCGCCGCCGAGGTTTTCGCCGAGCAGGGCTACAACGCCACCACCGTCCGCAAGATCGCGGACCACGCGGGCATGCTCGCGGGCAGCCTCTACTACCACTTCGACTCCAAGGAATCGATGCTGGAGGAGATCCTGCGGACCTTCCTCGACGAGCTCTGGGCCGGTTACGACACCGTCCTGGAGGCCGAGCTGGACCCGCGCGAGACCCTTGAGGCCCTCGTCACCGAGTCGTTCCGGGAGATCGACCGGCACCGCGCCGCCGTCGCGATCTACCAGAAGGAGAGCAAGCAGCTCGTCACGCAGGAGCGGTTCGGCTTCCTCGCCGAGTCGCAGCGCAGGTTCGAGAAGGCGTGGCTGTCCACGCTGGAGCGCGGGGTCGCCGCCCGGGTCTTCCGGGCCGACCTCGACATGCGGCTCGCCTACCGCTTCGTGCGCGACACCGTCTGGGTCGCCGCGTCCTGGTACCGGCCCGGCGGACAGCACAGCCCGGAGGAGATCGCCCGGCAGTACCTGTCGATGGTGCTGGACGGGATCGCCGTACGCGAATAA
- a CDS encoding SDR family oxidoreductase, which produces MTGVESPVYEPGHGLLTGRTAVITAAAGAGIGGATARRFLEEGARVIVSDAHVRRLKEYEAQLAGEFGEAAVRAVACDVTDETQVHALFEAAVQTHGRLDVVVNNAGLGGTSPLVDMADEQWSRVLDVTLNGTFRCTRAALRLMRESGGGVIVNNSSVVGWRAQAGQAHYAAAKAGVMALTRCAAIEAAEFGVRVNAVAPSLAMHPHLVKVTSAELLAELTAREAFGRYAEPWEVANVIVFLASGYSSYLTGEVVAVSSQHP; this is translated from the coding sequence ATGACAGGCGTCGAGAGTCCGGTGTACGAGCCGGGGCACGGGCTGCTGACAGGCCGCACCGCCGTCATCACCGCCGCCGCGGGCGCGGGCATCGGCGGGGCGACCGCGCGGCGCTTCCTGGAGGAGGGCGCGCGCGTGATCGTCAGCGACGCGCATGTGCGGCGGCTCAAGGAGTACGAGGCCCAGCTGGCCGGTGAGTTCGGGGAAGCGGCGGTGCGGGCTGTTGCCTGTGATGTCACCGATGAGACACAGGTGCACGCGCTCTTCGAGGCCGCCGTACAGACTCATGGGCGATTGGACGTCGTCGTCAACAACGCCGGGCTCGGCGGGACTTCACCTCTGGTCGACATGGCGGACGAGCAGTGGTCCCGGGTCCTCGACGTCACCCTCAACGGCACCTTCCGGTGCACCCGGGCCGCCCTGCGGCTGATGCGGGAGAGCGGGGGCGGCGTCATCGTCAACAACTCCTCCGTCGTGGGCTGGCGGGCCCAGGCCGGGCAGGCGCACTACGCGGCGGCGAAGGCGGGGGTCATGGCGTTGACGCGGTGCGCGGCGATCGAGGCGGCCGAGTTCGGGGTGCGGGTCAACGCGGTGGCGCCGAGTCTCGCCATGCATCCGCACCTCGTGAAGGTGACCTCCGCGGAGCTGCTGGCCGAGCTGACCGCGCGGGAGGCGTTCGGGCGGTACGCGGAGCCCTGGGAGGTGGCCAACGTGATCGTGTTCCTGGCGTCGGGCTACTCGTCGTACCTGACGGGCGAGGTCGTCGCGGTCAGCTCCCAGCACCCGTAG
- a CDS encoding NAD(P)H-dependent flavin oxidoreductase, with product MDTALTRLVGVRHPVVQTGMGWVAGPRLVSATANAGALGILASATMTPDQLRTAIREVRSRTDAPFGVNLRADAADAGERVSIMLDEGVRVASFALAPSPELIARLKAADVVVIPSVGARRHAEKVAAWGADAVIVQGGEGGGHTGEVATTVLLPQVVDAVDIPVVAAGGFFDGRGLVAALSYGAAGVAMGTRFLLTSDSTVPDAVKARYLAATVRDVTVTRAVDGLPHRMLRTDLVTALENSGRGRALLRAVRHATGFRRVSGLSWRRMIHDGLAMKHGKDLTWSQVLLAANTPMLLRSAMVDGRTDLGVMASGQVAGVIDDLPSCAELVERIMKEADETLQALKAAQ from the coding sequence ATGGACACGGCACTCACCCGGCTCGTCGGGGTCCGGCACCCCGTCGTGCAGACCGGCATGGGCTGGGTGGCGGGCCCCCGTCTGGTGTCGGCCACGGCGAACGCGGGCGCGCTCGGCATCCTGGCCTCGGCGACGATGACCCCGGACCAGCTGCGCACGGCGATCCGCGAGGTCAGATCCCGTACGGACGCCCCCTTCGGCGTGAATCTGCGGGCGGACGCGGCGGACGCCGGGGAGCGTGTGTCGATCATGCTCGACGAGGGCGTACGGGTGGCCTCGTTCGCGCTGGCGCCCTCCCCCGAGCTGATCGCCCGGCTCAAGGCGGCGGACGTCGTGGTCATCCCCTCTGTCGGGGCCCGCCGCCATGCCGAGAAGGTCGCGGCATGGGGCGCGGACGCGGTGATCGTGCAGGGCGGGGAGGGCGGCGGGCACACCGGCGAGGTGGCGACGACCGTGCTGCTGCCGCAGGTGGTCGACGCGGTGGACATCCCGGTCGTCGCGGCGGGCGGCTTCTTCGACGGGCGCGGTCTGGTCGCGGCCCTGTCGTACGGGGCGGCGGGCGTGGCGATGGGCACGCGGTTCCTGCTGACGTCGGACTCGACGGTGCCGGACGCGGTGAAGGCGCGCTATCTCGCGGCGACCGTGCGGGACGTGACGGTGACGCGGGCGGTCGACGGTCTGCCGCACCGGATGCTGCGCACCGACCTGGTGACGGCACTGGAGAACTCCGGCCGCGGGAGAGCCCTGTTGAGAGCCGTCAGGCACGCGACCGGGTTCCGCCGGGTGTCCGGACTCAGCTGGCGCAGGATGATCCACGACGGCCTCGCCATGAAGCACGGCAAGGACCTCACCTGGAGTCAGGTCCTGCTCGCCGCCAACACGCCGATGCTGCTCAGGTCGGCGATGGTGGACGGCCGTACGGATCTCGGGGTGATGGCGTCCGGGCAGGTCGCCGGGGTGATCGACGACCTGCCGTCGTGCGCGGAGCTGGTGGAGCGGATCATGAAGGAGGCCGACGAGACCCTTCAGGCTCTCAAAGCCGCTCAATGA
- a CDS encoding acetyl-CoA C-acetyltransferase, which produces MAEAYIVEAVRTPVGRRGGGLSAVHPADLGAHVLKELVARAGVDPGAVEDVVFGCLDAVGPQAGDIARTAWLAAGLPEEVPGVTVDRQCGSSQQAVHFAAQGVLSGTQDLVVAGGVQNMSMIPIAFATRQAAEPLGLTQGPFAGSAGWQARYAGKPVNQFVGAEMIAAKWGISRQDQEEFALRSHQRAVRAIDEGRFARETVAYGDVGVDEGPRRDTSLEKMANLKPVVDGGTVTAACSSQVSDGAAAMLLASERAVREHGLTPRARVHHLSVRGEDPIRMLTAPIPATAHALKKTGLSLDAIDLVEINEAFAPVVLAWLKETGADPEKVNVNGGAIALGHPLGATGVKLMTTLLHELERTGGRFGLQTMCEGGGQANVTIIERL; this is translated from the coding sequence ATGGCCGAGGCCTACATCGTCGAAGCGGTGCGGACGCCCGTCGGGCGGCGCGGGGGAGGACTCAGCGCGGTCCACCCGGCCGACCTGGGCGCGCATGTGCTCAAGGAGCTCGTCGCGCGGGCGGGGGTGGACCCGGGGGCCGTCGAGGACGTGGTCTTCGGCTGCCTCGACGCGGTGGGGCCACAGGCCGGGGACATCGCGCGGACCGCATGGCTCGCCGCCGGGCTGCCCGAGGAGGTGCCGGGCGTGACCGTGGACCGCCAGTGCGGCTCCTCCCAGCAGGCCGTGCACTTCGCGGCGCAGGGCGTGCTGTCCGGGACGCAGGACCTGGTCGTCGCCGGCGGGGTGCAGAACATGTCGATGATCCCGATCGCCTTCGCCACCCGCCAGGCCGCCGAGCCGCTCGGCCTCACTCAGGGACCCTTCGCGGGCAGCGCGGGCTGGCAGGCGCGGTACGCGGGCAAGCCGGTGAACCAGTTCGTCGGCGCCGAGATGATCGCCGCGAAGTGGGGGATCAGCCGGCAGGACCAGGAGGAGTTCGCCCTGCGCTCCCATCAGCGGGCGGTACGGGCCATCGACGAGGGACGCTTCGCACGGGAGACCGTGGCGTACGGGGACGTGGGCGTCGACGAGGGGCCGCGCCGGGACACCTCACTGGAGAAGATGGCCAATCTGAAGCCGGTCGTCGACGGCGGCACCGTCACGGCCGCCTGCTCCTCCCAGGTCTCCGACGGCGCCGCCGCGATGCTGCTGGCCTCCGAGCGGGCGGTACGGGAACACGGGCTCACGCCCCGCGCGCGCGTGCACCACCTCTCCGTGCGCGGCGAGGACCCCATCCGCATGCTCACCGCGCCCATCCCGGCCACCGCCCACGCCCTGAAGAAGACCGGGCTCTCCCTCGACGCCATCGACCTCGTCGAGATCAACGAGGCCTTCGCACCGGTGGTGCTGGCCTGGCTGAAGGAGACGGGGGCGGACCCCGAGAAGGTCAACGTCAACGGCGGGGCGATCGCGCTGGGGCATCCGCTGGGGGCCACGGGCGTGAAGCTGATGACGACCCTGCTGCATGAACTGGAGCGCACAGGTGGGCGGTTCGGGCTCCAGACGATGTGCGAGGGCGGGGGACAGGCCAACGTGACGATCATTGAGCGGCTTTGA